The following are from one region of the Cetobacterium somerae genome:
- the rpsE gene encoding 30S ribosomal protein S5 — protein MSKLVKEEKQFQEKLLKISRVSKTTKGGRTISFSVLAAVGDAEGNVGIGLGKANGVPDAIRKAIASAKKNMVKVSLKGTTIPHEIVGKWGATSIWMAPAYEGTGVIAGSSCREILELAGVHNILTKIKGSRNKFNVARATIEGLAALRTAEEVAALRGKEVKEILS, from the coding sequence TTGTCTAAGTTAGTTAAAGAAGAAAAACAATTTCAAGAGAAATTATTGAAGATTTCTAGAGTTTCTAAGACAACTAAAGGAGGAAGAACTATATCTTTCTCTGTTTTAGCTGCTGTAGGAGACGCTGAAGGAAACGTAGGAATAGGACTAGGAAAAGCGAATGGTGTACCTGATGCAATCAGAAAAGCAATCGCTTCTGCTAAGAAAAACATGGTAAAGGTTTCATTAAAAGGAACTACTATTCCTCACGAAATCGTTGGTAAATGGGGAGCAACATCTATATGGATGGCACCAGCTTATGAAGGTACTGGAGTTATCGCAGGATCATCTTGTAGAGAGATTCTTGAGTTAGCAGGAGTACATAACATCCTTACAAAAATTAAAGGATCAAGAAATAAGTTCAACGTTGCAAGAGCTACAATTGAAGGATTAGCAGCATTAAGAACTGCTGAAGAAGTTGCAGCTTTAAGAGGAAAAGAAGTAAAGGAAATCTTAAGCTAG
- the rplR gene encoding 50S ribosomal protein L18 has translation MFKRVNRDAIRRRKHLSIRSKISGTAERPRLSIYRSNNNIFAQLVDDVNGVTLVSASTIDKEIKGNVKHGGNIESAKLVGKAIAERAVAKEISVIVFDRSGYKYTGRVAALAEAAREAGLKF, from the coding sequence TTGTTTAAGAGAGTTAATAGAGACGCTATTAGAAGAAGAAAGCACTTATCTATCAGAAGCAAGATTTCTGGTACAGCTGAGAGACCAAGACTTTCTATATATAGATCAAACAACAACATTTTTGCTCAATTAGTTGATGACGTAAATGGAGTAACTTTAGTTTCTGCATCTACTATCGATAAAGAGATCAAAGGAAATGTAAAGCACGGTGGAAACATCGAGTCTGCTAAGCTTGTTGGAAAAGCAATCGCTGAAAGAGCTGTAGCAAAAGAAATATCTGTTATAGTATTTGACAGATCTGGATATAAATACACAGGAAGAGTAGCTGCCCTTGCAGAGGCTGCAAGAGAAGCAGGACTTAAATTCTAA
- the rplF gene encoding 50S ribosomal protein L6 encodes MSRVGKKIIVVPAGVEVTLAAGNVVTVKGPKGTLTKKFNEELTINVENNEITVARPNDLPAVRAIHGTTRALLNNMVVGVSEGFKKTLTLVGVGYRATEKNAGLEMALGYSHPVVINAVEGIKMTVEKNTTIHIEGIEKDVVGQVAADIRSKRAPEPYKGKGVKYSDEVIRRKEGKKS; translated from the coding sequence ATGTCAAGAGTAGGTAAAAAGATCATAGTGGTACCTGCTGGGGTAGAAGTTACATTAGCTGCAGGAAACGTAGTTACTGTAAAAGGACCTAAAGGTACTTTAACTAAAAAATTTAACGAAGAGTTAACAATAAATGTAGAAAACAATGAGATCACAGTTGCAAGACCAAACGATCTACCAGCTGTAAGAGCTATACACGGAACTACAAGAGCACTTTTAAACAACATGGTTGTTGGAGTATCTGAAGGTTTCAAGAAAACTCTTACACTTGTTGGAGTTGGATACAGAGCTACTGAGAAAAATGCTGGATTAGAGATGGCTTTAGGTTATTCTCACCCAGTTGTAATCAATGCTGTTGAAGGAATCAAAATGACAGTTGAGAAAAATACAACTATCCACATTGAAGGAATAGAGAAAGATGTAGTAGGACAAGTTGCTGCTGACATCAGATCTAAGAGAGCTCCAGAGCCTTACAAAGGAAAAGGAGTTAAGTATTCTGACGAAGTAATCAGAAGAAAAGAAGGTAAGAAATCATAA
- the rpsH gene encoding 30S ribosomal protein S8 — MFLTDPIADMLTRVRNANAVMHEKTDVPHSNVKERIAEILKEEGYISNYKIVTDGNKKNIRVYLKYDGKERVIKGIKRISKPGRRVYSSVEDMPRVLSGLGIAIVSTSKGIVTDRTARRENMGGEILAFVW; from the coding sequence ATGTTTTTAACAGATCCAATTGCAGATATGTTAACAAGAGTTAGAAATGCAAATGCTGTAATGCATGAGAAAACAGATGTTCCTCACTCTAACGTAAAAGAGAGAATCGCTGAGATTTTAAAAGAAGAGGGATATATTTCTAACTACAAAATTGTAACAGATGGAAATAAAAAGAATATAAGAGTATACTTAAAGTATGACGGAAAAGAAAGAGTAATCAAAGGAATCAAGAGAATATCTAAGCCAGGAAGAAGAGTTTATTCTTCTGTAGAGGATATGCCAAGAGTATTATCAGGTTTAGGAATCGCTATTGTTTCAACTTCTAAAGGAATCGTAACAGATAGAACTGCTAGAAGAGAGAACATGGGTGGAGAAATTCTTGCATTCGTTTGGTAA
- the rpsN gene encoding 30S ribosomal protein S14, with amino-acid sequence MAKKSMIAREVKRTTLCDKYAEKRAELKKRINEGDMEAMFELNKLPKNSSEVRKKNRCQLDGRPRGFMREFGISRVKFRQLAGAGLIPGVKKSSW; translated from the coding sequence ATGGCTAAAAAGTCAATGATCGCTAGAGAAGTTAAAAGAACAACTTTATGCGACAAATATGCTGAAAAAAGAGCTGAGCTGAAGAAGAGAATCAACGAGGGAGATATGGAAGCTATGTTTGAGCTAAACAAATTACCTAAGAACTCTTCAGAAGTTAGAAAGAAAAATAGATGTCAATTAGATGGAAGACCAAGAGGATTCATGAGAGAATTCGGAATTTCGAGAGTTAAGTTCAGACAATTAGCAGGTGCTGGACTTATTCCAGGTGTGAAGAAGTCATCTTGGTAA
- the rplE gene encoding 50S ribosomal protein L5 has product MSKYVSRYHKLYNETIVANLIKELGLSNVMECPKLDRIVVNMGVGEATQNSKLIDAAMADLAIITGQKPVVRKAKKSEAGFKLREGMPIGAKVTLRKERMYDFLDRLVNVVLPRVRDFEGVPADSFDGRGNYSLGLRDQLVFPEIEFDKVDKLLGMSITIVSSAKTDEEGRALLKAFGMPFKK; this is encoded by the coding sequence GTGTCTAAATACGTTTCTAGATATCATAAGTTATATAACGAAACAATAGTTGCTAACTTAATAAAAGAGTTAGGATTATCTAACGTTATGGAATGTCCAAAATTAGACAGAATCGTTGTTAACATGGGAGTAGGAGAGGCAACTCAAAACTCTAAGTTAATCGATGCTGCAATGGCTGATTTAGCAATAATCACAGGACAAAAGCCAGTTGTAAGAAAAGCAAAAAAATCAGAAGCTGGATTTAAGTTAAGAGAAGGAATGCCAATCGGTGCAAAAGTTACTTTAAGAAAAGAGAGAATGTACGATTTTCTAGATAGATTAGTAAATGTAGTTCTTCCAAGAGTAAGAGACTTCGAAGGAGTTCCAGCGGATTCATTCGACGGAAGAGGAAACTACTCTTTAGGATTAAGAGATCAATTAGTTTTCCCTGAGATCGAATTTGATAAAGTTGACAAGCTTTTAGGAATGTCTATCACTATAGTATCTTCAGCTAAAACAGATGAAGAAGGAAGAGCTTTACTTAAGGCATTCGGAATGCCTTTTAAAAAGTAA
- the rplX gene encoding 50S ribosomal protein L24: MAKPKIKFVPESLHVKTGDTVYVISGKDKGKTGKVLKVFPKKGKIVVENINMITKHMKPSQINPQGGVVTKPAPMFSSKVMLFDEKAGKPTRVGYKFVDGKKVRYSKVSGETL; the protein is encoded by the coding sequence GTGGCTAAACCTAAGATTAAATTTGTACCAGAGTCATTACATGTAAAAACTGGAGATACAGTTTACGTAATATCTGGAAAAGATAAAGGAAAAACAGGTAAGGTTTTAAAAGTATTCCCTAAAAAAGGAAAGATCGTTGTTGAGAACATCAATATGATCACAAAACATATGAAACCTTCACAAATAAACCCACAAGGTGGAGTTGTAACTAAACCAGCTCCAATGTTCTCTTCAAAAGTAATGTTATTTGATGAGAAAGCTGGTAAACCAACTAGAGTTGGATACAAGTTTGTGGACGGTAAAAAAGTAAGATACTCTAAAGTATCTGGAGAAACTTTATAA
- the rplN gene encoding 50S ribosomal protein L14, with product MVQQQTILNVADNSGAKKLMVIRVLGGSRRRFGRIGDIVVASVKEAIPGGNVKKGDVVKAVIVRTRKELRREDGSYIKFDDNAAVILNNNNEPKATRIFGPVARELRAKDFMKIVSLAPEVI from the coding sequence ATGGTACAACAACAAACTATCCTTAATGTTGCTGATAACTCGGGAGCTAAAAAACTTATGGTTATAAGAGTTCTTGGAGGATCTAGAAGAAGATTCGGAAGAATCGGTGACATTGTTGTGGCATCAGTTAAGGAAGCAATACCTGGTGGAAACGTTAAAAAAGGAGACGTAGTAAAAGCAGTTATTGTTAGAACAAGAAAAGAATTAAGAAGAGAAGATGGATCATATATTAAATTTGATGATAACGCAGCTGTTATCTTAAATAACAATAATGAACCAAAAGCAACAAGAATCTTCGGACCAGTTGCAAGAGAATTAAGAGCTAAAGACTTCATGAAGATAGTTTCACTAGCTCCAGAAGTAATATAA
- the rpsQ gene encoding 30S ribosomal protein S17, whose protein sequence is MRNERKVREGIVVSDKMDKTIVVAIETMTLHPIYKKRVKKTMKFKAHDENNVAQTGDKVKIMETRPLSRDKRWRLVDIIEKAR, encoded by the coding sequence TTGAGAAACGAGAGAAAAGTAAGAGAAGGAATCGTTGTTTCTGATAAGATGGACAAGACGATAGTTGTTGCTATCGAAACAATGACATTACACCCAATCTACAAAAAGAGAGTTAAGAAGACTATGAAGTTCAAAGCACATGACGAGAACAACGTAGCTCAAACTGGAGATAAAGTAAAAATCATGGAAACTAGACCATTATCTAGAGATAAGAGATGGAGACTAGTTGATATTATAGAGAAAGCTAGATAA
- the rpmC gene encoding 50S ribosomal protein L29 produces the protein MRAKEIREISTEDLVVKCKELKEELFNLKFQLSLGQVTNTAKIREVRREIARINTILNER, from the coding sequence ATGAGAGCTAAGGAAATAAGAGAAATATCTACTGAAGACTTAGTAGTAAAGTGTAAAGAGCTTAAGGAAGAACTTTTCAACCTAAAGTTTCAACTTTCATTAGGACAAGTAACTAACACTGCTAAGATTAGAGAAGTAAGAAGAGAGATCGCAAGAATAAACACTATATTAAACGAAAGATAA
- the rplP gene encoding 50S ribosomal protein L16: MLMPKRTKHRKMFRGRMKGTAQRGNTVAFGDYGLQALEPAWITNRQIESCRVGINRTFKREGKTFIRIFPDKPITARPAGVRMGKGKGNVEGWVAVVKPGRIMFEVSGVTEEKAIAALRKASMKLPIRCKIVKRENGGEN; this comes from the coding sequence ATGTTAATGCCTAAAAGAACGAAACATAGAAAAATGTTTAGAGGAAGAATGAAGGGTACAGCTCAAAGAGGTAACACTGTTGCTTTCGGAGATTACGGATTACAAGCCCTTGAGCCAGCATGGATAACAAACAGACAGATTGAATCTTGTAGAGTTGGAATCAACAGAACATTCAAAAGAGAAGGTAAGACTTTCATTAGAATATTCCCTGATAAGCCAATTACTGCTAGACCAGCTGGAGTAAGAATGGGTAAAGGTAAAGGAAACGTAGAAGGTTGGGTAGCAGTAGTTAAACCTGGAAGAATAATGTTCGAGGTATCTGGTGTTACTGAAGAGAAAGCAATAGCAGCTTTAAGAAAAGCTTCTATGAAACTTCCTATCAGATGTAAGATTGTAAAAAGAGAGAATGGTGGTGAGAACTAA
- the rpsC gene encoding 30S ribosomal protein S3 — MGQKVDPRGLRLGITRTWDSIWYADKKEYAKFFHEDTKIREMIKKNYFHAGISKVKIERTSPSHVVVLIHTAKAGIIIGRKGSEIESLRAKLEAMTGRKVTVKVQEVKEFNKDATLVAENIATSIEKRVAYKRAVSQAVMRAMKAGAKGIKVMVSGRLNGAEIARSEWVVEGKVPLHTLRADIDYATATSHTTYGALGIKVWIFHGEVLPTKKEGGEA; from the coding sequence GTGGGACAAAAAGTAGACCCTAGAGGACTGAGACTTGGAATAACAAGAACTTGGGATTCTATCTGGTATGCAGATAAAAAAGAATACGCAAAGTTCTTCCATGAAGATACAAAGATCAGAGAAATGATCAAAAAGAACTACTTCCACGCGGGAATTTCGAAGGTAAAAATCGAGAGAACTTCTCCGTCACACGTTGTAGTTTTAATACACACAGCTAAAGCTGGAATAATCATCGGAAGAAAAGGTTCTGAAATAGAATCATTAAGAGCTAAACTTGAAGCAATGACTGGAAGAAAAGTTACAGTTAAAGTTCAAGAGGTTAAAGAATTTAATAAAGATGCAACTTTAGTTGCAGAAAATATAGCTACATCTATCGAGAAGAGAGTAGCTTACAAAAGAGCAGTAAGCCAAGCTGTTATGAGAGCAATGAAAGCAGGAGCAAAAGGAATCAAAGTTATGGTTTCTGGAAGATTAAATGGTGCTGAGATCGCAAGATCTGAGTGGGTAGTAGAAGGAAAAGTACCTCTACACACATTAAGAGCAGATATCGACTATGCAACAGCTACATCTCATACAACATATGGAGCTCTTGGAATCAAGGTTTGGATCTTCCACGGTGAAGTACTTCCAACTAAGAAGGAAGGAGGGGAAGCGTAA
- the rplV gene encoding 50S ribosomal protein L22: MEARAITRFVRLSPRKARLVADLVRGKSALEALDTLEFTNKKAARFIKKTLASAIANATNNFNMDEEKLVVSTIMINDGPALKRIMPRAMGRADIIRKPTAHIVVAVSEK; this comes from the coding sequence GTGGAAGCTAGAGCAATAACTAGATTCGTAAGATTATCTCCAAGAAAAGCTAGACTTGTAGCAGACTTAGTGAGAGGAAAATCAGCATTAGAAGCTTTAGATACGTTAGAGTTTACTAACAAAAAAGCAGCTAGATTTATAAAGAAAACACTAGCATCAGCAATTGCTAATGCAACTAACAACTTCAACATGGATGAGGAGAAGTTAGTAGTATCAACTATAATGATAAACGACGGACCAGCGCTTAAGAGAATAATGCCAAGAGCGATGGGAAGAGCAGATATAATAAGAAAACCAACAGCACACATTGTTGTGGCAGTGTCTGAAAAGTAG
- the rpsS gene encoding 30S ribosomal protein S19 encodes MARSLKKGPFCDHHLMKKVEEAVATENIKAVIKTWSRRSTIFPNFIGLTFGVYNGKKHIPVHVTEQMVGHKLGEFAPTRTYYGHGVDKKKKKK; translated from the coding sequence ATGGCTAGATCATTAAAAAAAGGACCTTTTTGTGACCACCACTTAATGAAAAAAGTTGAGGAAGCAGTAGCTACTGAGAATATAAAAGCGGTAATAAAGACTTGGTCTAGAAGATCAACAATATTCCCTAACTTTATAGGATTAACATTTGGTGTTTACAATGGTAAAAAGCACATACCAGTTCATGTAACTGAGCAAATGGTTGGACATAAACTAGGTGAGTTCGCACCAACTAGAACATACTATGGTCACGGTGTAGACAAAAAGAAAAAGAAAAAATAA
- the rplB gene encoding 50S ribosomal protein L2: MAIRKLNAITNGTRHMSRLVNEDLDKVRPEKSLTTPLKSAYGRDNYGHRTCRNRDKGHKRLYRIIDFKRNKLDVPAKVVSLEYDPNRTANIALLSYADGEKRYILAPKGLKKGDIVMAGSNAEIKPGNALKLKEMPVGSQIHNVELQRGKGGQLVRSAGTAARLVAKEGTYCHVQLPSGELRLIHGECMATIGEVGNSEHSLVSLGKAGRNRHKGRRPHVRGSVMNPCDHPHGGGEGKAPVGRKSPMTPWGKPAHGVKTRGRKTSDKFIVRRRNEK, from the coding sequence ATGGCAATTAGAAAGTTAAATGCTATAACTAATGGTACTAGACATATGTCTAGATTAGTTAACGAAGATTTAGATAAAGTTAGACCTGAAAAGTCTTTAACTACTCCATTAAAATCTGCTTATGGTAGAGATAACTATGGACACAGAACTTGTAGAAATAGAGACAAGGGACACAAAAGACTTTACAGAATCATCGACTTTAAAAGAAATAAATTAGATGTACCTGCAAAGGTAGTATCACTAGAGTACGATCCAAATAGAACTGCAAACATTGCATTACTATCGTACGCAGACGGAGAGAAGAGATATATTCTTGCTCCAAAGGGACTTAAGAAAGGTGATATCGTAATGGCTGGTTCAAATGCTGAAATAAAGCCAGGAAATGCTCTTAAATTAAAAGAGATGCCTGTTGGATCACAGATACACAACGTTGAGTTACAAAGAGGAAAGGGTGGACAATTAGTTAGATCTGCAGGAACTGCAGCAAGACTAGTTGCAAAAGAAGGAACTTACTGTCACGTACAGTTACCATCAGGTGAGTTAAGATTAATTCACGGAGAATGTATGGCAACTATCGGTGAAGTAGGAAACTCTGAGCACAGCCTAGTATCACTAGGTAAAGCTGGAAGAAACAGACACAAAGGAAGAAGACCTCACGTAAGAGGATCTGTAATGAACCCTTGTGATCACCCACACGGTGGAGGAGAAGGTAAAGCTCCAGTTGGAAGAAAATCTCCTATGACTCCTTGGGGTAAACCAGCTCATGGTGTTAAGACAAGAGGAAGAAAAACTTCAGACAAGTTTATCGTAAGAAGAAGAAACGAAAAGTAA
- the rplW gene encoding 50S ribosomal protein L23 — MTAYDIVKKPVITEKTEILRRDYNKYTFEVSPKANKVEIRKAIETIFNVKVESVATINVKPVTKRHGMKLYKTQAKKKAIVKLAAGNTITYFAEV; from the coding sequence ATGACTGCTTACGATATCGTAAAGAAGCCTGTAATCACTGAAAAAACTGAAATTTTAAGAAGAGATTACAACAAGTACACATTTGAGGTAAGTCCTAAAGCAAATAAAGTTGAGATTAGAAAAGCTATCGAAACTATATTTAACGTAAAAGTTGAATCTGTAGCTACAATCAACGTAAAGCCAGTTACTAAGAGACATGGAATGAAACTTTACAAGACTCAAGCTAAGAAAAAAGCTATTGTTAAATTAGCTGCTGGAAACACAATAACTTACTTCGCAGAAGTATAA
- the rplD gene encoding 50S ribosomal protein L4, with the protein MAVLNIYDLAGNQTGTVEVKDSVFGIEPNQAVLHEVLTAELAAARQGTAATKTRAMVKGGGRKPFKQKGTGRARQGSIRAPHMVGGGVTFGPQPRSYEKKVNKKVRNLALRSALSAKVAAGEILVLDGTIEAPKTKTIIALTNALTANTKQLFVVNDLATEADYNLYLSARNLENAVVLQPNEIGVYWLLKQEKVIVTKEALTTIEEVLA; encoded by the coding sequence ATGGCAGTTTTAAACATATATGACTTAGCAGGAAACCAAACTGGTACTGTAGAAGTTAAAGATTCTGTATTTGGAATCGAGCCTAATCAAGCAGTATTACATGAAGTATTAACTGCAGAGTTAGCAGCTGCTAGACAAGGAACTGCAGCTACTAAAACTAGAGCTATGGTTAAAGGTGGAGGAAGAAAGCCTTTTAAACAAAAAGGAACTGGTAGAGCTAGACAAGGTTCTATAAGAGCTCCACACATGGTAGGTGGAGGAGTAACATTCGGACCACAACCAAGATCATATGAGAAAAAAGTAAACAAAAAAGTAAGAAATCTTGCTTTAAGATCAGCACTTTCTGCGAAAGTTGCTGCTGGAGAAATCTTAGTTCTTGATGGAACTATCGAAGCTCCAAAAACAAAAACAATAATCGCTTTAACAAATGCTTTAACAGCAAACACAAAGCAATTATTCGTTGTAAATGACCTTGCTACAGAAGCTGATTACAACTTATACTTATCAGCTAGAAACTTAGAGAACGCAGTAGTTCTTCAACCAAATGAGATTGGAGTTTACTGGTTATTAAAGCAAGAGAAAGTTATCGTAACTAAGGAAGCGTTAACGACAATCGAGGAGGTGCTTGCATAA
- the rplC gene encoding 50S ribosomal protein L3, with the protein MSGILAKKIGMTQIFEDGKFIPVTVVEAGPNYVLQKKTVENDGYSALQLGFDEKKEKNTTKPLMGIFNKAGVKPLRFVKELKVDSVEGIELGQEIKVDALAEVAFVDITGTSKGKGTSGVMKRHNFSGNRASHGVSRNHRLGGSIGMSSWPGKVLKNKKMAGQYGNATVTVQNLKIVKVDAENNLLLIKGAVPGPKNGYIVVKPAVKK; encoded by the coding sequence ATGTCAGGAATTTTAGCAAAAAAAATTGGAATGACTCAAATTTTCGAAGATGGAAAATTTATTCCAGTTACAGTTGTTGAAGCTGGACCTAACTATGTTCTTCAAAAGAAGACTGTAGAGAATGATGGTTACTCAGCTTTACAATTAGGATTTGACGAGAAAAAAGAAAAAAATACTACAAAGCCATTAATGGGAATTTTTAACAAAGCTGGTGTAAAGCCGTTAAGATTTGTTAAAGAGTTAAAAGTTGATTCAGTAGAAGGAATCGAACTTGGACAAGAGATTAAAGTAGATGCTTTAGCAGAGGTTGCTTTCGTAGACATTACAGGAACTTCAAAAGGTAAAGGAACATCAGGAGTTATGAAGAGACATAACTTCAGTGGAAACAGAGCTTCACACGGTGTTTCTAGAAACCACAGACTTGGAGGATCTATAGGAATGTCGTCTTGGCCTGGAAAAGTTCTTAAGAACAAGAAAATGGCTGGACAATACGGAAATGCAACTGTAACAGTTCAAAACTTAAAAATTGTTAAAGTTGACGCAGAAAACAACTTACTACTAATTAAAGGTGCAGTACCTGGTCCAAAGAACGGATATATCGTTGTAAAGCCAGCTGTAAAGAAATAA
- the rpsJ gene encoding 30S ribosomal protein S10, whose product MASNKLRIYLKAYDHTLLDQSAKKIVEVAKKSGAEIAGPMPLPTKIKKYTVLRSVHVNKDSREQFEMRVHRRMVEIKNSNPKTIASLTAVNLPAGVGIEIKQA is encoded by the coding sequence ATGGCTTCTAACAAGTTAAGAATTTACTTAAAAGCTTATGATCACACTTTATTAGATCAATCAGCTAAAAAAATAGTAGAAGTAGCAAAGAAATCTGGAGCAGAAATTGCAGGACCTATGCCACTACCTACAAAGATTAAAAAATATACTGTACTAAGATCAGTACACGTAAACAAAGACTCGAGAGAGCAATTCGAGATGAGAGTGCACAGAAGAATGGTAGAGATTAAAAACTCTAACCCTAAGACAATTGCTTCTTTAACAGCAGTTAACTTACCAGCTGGTGTTGGAATCGAAATAAAGCAAGCATAA
- the tuf gene encoding elongation factor Tu produces MAKEKFERSKPHVNIGTIGHVDHGKTTTTAAISKVLSDMGLAKKVDFANIDAAPEERERGITINTAHIEYETVERHYAHVDCPGHADYVKNMITGAAQMDGAILVVSAADGPMPQTREHILLSRQVGVPYIVVYLNKADMVDDEELLELVEMEVRELLTEYGFPGDDLPVIMGSSLGAMNGEEKWVNQIKALMDAVDSYIPTPARAVDQPFLMPIEDVFTITGRGTVVTGRVERGIVKVGEEIEIVGIKDTTKSTCTGVEMFRKLLDQGQAGDNIGALLRGIKKEDVERGQVLCKPGSILPHTGFKSEVYVLTKEEGGRHTPFFSGYRPQFYFRTTDITGAINLPEGVEMVMPGDNIEMTVELIHPIAMEPGLRFAIREGGRTVASGVVAEITK; encoded by the coding sequence ATGGCTAAAGAAAAATTTGAAAGAAGCAAACCGCACGTTAACATTGGAACAATCGGACACGTTGACCACGGAAAAACAACAACAACAGCAGCAATATCAAAAGTATTATCAGATATGGGACTAGCTAAGAAAGTAGATTTCGCTAACATCGACGCTGCACCAGAAGAGAGAGAAAGAGGAATCACAATCAATACAGCTCACATCGAGTACGAAACAGTAGAGAGACACTACGCGCACGTTGACTGTCCAGGTCACGCGGATTACGTAAAGAACATGATCACTGGAGCAGCACAAATGGACGGAGCTATCTTAGTTGTATCAGCAGCAGATGGTCCAATGCCACAAACAAGAGAGCACATCCTATTATCAAGACAGGTTGGAGTTCCATACATCGTAGTATACTTAAACAAAGCTGACATGGTAGACGACGAAGAGTTATTAGAGTTAGTTGAAATGGAAGTAAGAGAGTTATTAACAGAGTACGGATTCCCAGGAGACGATTTACCAGTAATAATGGGATCATCTTTAGGAGCAATGAACGGAGAAGAGAAATGGGTTAACCAAATCAAAGCTCTAATGGACGCTGTAGATTCTTACATTCCAACACCTGCAAGAGCAGTAGACCAACCATTCCTAATGCCAATTGAGGATGTATTCACAATTACAGGAAGAGGAACAGTTGTAACTGGAAGAGTAGAAAGAGGAATTGTAAAAGTTGGAGAAGAGATTGAAATAGTAGGAATCAAAGATACTACAAAATCAACTTGTACAGGAGTAGAGATGTTCAGAAAGCTGTTAGATCAAGGTCAAGCAGGAGATAACATCGGAGCATTATTAAGAGGAATCAAGAAAGAGGATGTTGAAAGAGGACAAGTATTATGTAAGCCAGGATCAATATTACCACATACAGGATTCAAATCAGAGGTATACGTATTAACTAAGGAAGAGGGAGGAAGACATACTCCATTCTTCTCAGGATACAGACCACAGTTCTACTTCAGAACTACAGATATAACTGGAGCAATCAACTTACCTGAGGGAGTAGAAATGGTAATGCCAGGAGACAACATTGAGATGACAGTAGAGTTAATTCACCCAATCGCAATGGAGCCAGGATTAAGATTCGCAATCAGAGAGGGAGGAAGAACAGTAGCTTCTGGAGTTGTTGCAGAAATTACTAAGTAA